One Aspergillus oryzae RIB40 DNA, chromosome 2 genomic window carries:
- a CDS encoding ankyrin repeat domain-containing protein (predicted protein), with product MPATGNIYSWMISHRNIELEEDEHGDTKWLLVVDDTERSALDLARDSNTTQRQLQEAVQLEFKTLWDQFNLYHTWSLTEAAKQGDLFAVQRLVEAGAEIHMQSDRSENSYSAVRIAARKGHNLVVHYLLDAEKDRLSRHIYTPERLERAVRDGIHEEVARMIPERDFISRSLSAKNEAL from the coding sequence ATGCCTGCGACCGGGAATATCTACTCGTGGATGATATCGCACAGGAACATAGAACTAGAAGAAGACGAGCACGGTGACACGAAATGGCTgctggttgttgatgataCTGAACGCAGCGCCTTGGACCTCGCCAGAGATTCTAATACTACGCAACGGCAACTGCAGGAGGCGGTCCAGCTAGAATTCAAGACGTTATGGGATCAATTTAATCTGTACCACACCTGGTCACTCACAGAGGCGGCCAAGCAGGGCGATTTGTTCGCAGTACAGCGCCTGGTGGAGGCTGGTGCCGAGATTCATATGCAGAGTGATCGCTCAGAGAACAGCTACTCCGCAGTCCGAATAGCGGCTCGTAAAGGACACAACCTCGTGGTCCACTATCTACTGGACGCGGAAAAGGATAGGCTCTCCCGCCATATATATACCCCGGAACGACTAGAGCGGGCAGTACGAGATGGAATCCATGAAGAGGTAGCGCGAATGATTCCAGAGCGGGATTTCATCTCGCGATCGTTGAGCGCCAAGAACGAGGCCTTGTGA